Part of the Anaerotignum faecicola genome is shown below.
GTAATGGAAGGGATGAAGGAGATGCCGATACCGGCCCGGATCAGTTCGCGGACCGTCTCAGGACTGTCGCTCTCCAGCACGACAGAGGGTTCAAAGCCGGCTATCTTGCAGAAAGTATCAGTGATGGTCCTTAAACTCTTTCCCTGCTGAAGACAGATAAATTCCTCGCCTGCTACCTCGCTTAAGTTAAGATTGTCCCGTTTGGACAACGGGTTGGAATCAGGCAGTGCCAGGAGA
Proteins encoded:
- a CDS encoding LysR family transcriptional regulator substrate-binding protein gives rise to the protein AGERSRTVTLSLYAASKLLPELVMAFKHEYPSIRLQIIQEDLTKNQPNGCDLTLFSSMQPCTQDYSVTLIEEEILLALPDSNPLSKRDNLNLSEVAGEEFICLQQGKSLRTITDTFCKIAGFEPSVVLESDSPETVRELIRAGIGISFIPSIT